CAATATCGAAAAGCATTAGAGCGTTCCATTATCGAAATCCCAGCAGGCAAGCTCGAAAAGGGTGAGATGCCAATTATGACAGCACGCCGCGAACTAGAAGAAGAGACAGGCTATACAACAGACGACTTAACATTTGTCCAAGCGTTTGCAACCTCTCCTGGTTTTGCAGACGAAATTATTCATATTTATGTTGCAAAAAATTTAACAAAATTAAAAGTCGCAGCAGAGCTCGATGAAGATGAATTTGTTGAGTTAATGGAAGTTACCGTACAAGAGGCTGAGGCGATGGTCGCAGATGAGCGCATTTATGATGCCAAAACGGCCTTTGCAATTCTTTGGATGAAATTACAACAATAAAAAATAATGCATACCGTCTGTCAATCAGCATAAGTTGTATGGACAAGGGGGCGGTCTGTGTGCGAAATTATTTAACAATTCAATACACATCGATGATTGTCATATGTTTTATATGTGGCGTATTGTGTTATCAACTATTTGAAATGGCTCAAATCAAGCAAGTGATTACAATTTTTGATCAACGATTATTATCATTGGAAAAGCCTACAATCTTTTGGAATGTAGTTCCTTTTCTTGTGAGCATAATTATTGTATTATTCTTTTCAACACATCAATATTTAGCAAAAATAGCACTCATTTTTATTGCTATAAAAATGACATTTTTAGGACTGAGCTCTGTTTTTTTATTGGTGCAGCATGATTCTATAAAAATGTACGCGTATTGGTGGTTTCCGTTTCAATTGTTGTATGGTATTTTACTAATCATGCTTTATGAAGTGATGAAACGTCAACAATCTAGTAGGGCACTTAAACGGAAATTACCTTATAATAGAGTGCTTATTTTATTATTTGTGTTTGTTTTAATAGGGACTTTAGAAAATTTCGCAATAACTTACTTATTTAAATAAATCATTGTCTTGTAATAAGATTTAGACATTTGGTATAATGGAGTGAGTTTAGGAGGGCGTCACATATGGAGAGCCGAATTGATCGAATTAAAAAGCAACTGCATAGTGCGAGCTATAAGCTGACGCCACAGCGAGAAGCGACAGTAGCGGTATTACTTGAGCATGAGGAAGATCATTTAAGTGCTGAAGATGTTTACTTATTAGTAAAAGAAAAAGCACCTGAAATTGGTTTAGCAACAGTGTATCGTACGTTAGAGCTTCTAACAGAGCTGAAAATCGTCGATAAAATTAACTTTGGTGATGGTGTATCTCGTTATGATTTACGTCAGGAAGGTGCAAAGCATTTCCACCACCATTTAGTTTGTATCGAATGTGGCGCAGTAGATGAAATTCAAGAAGATTTATTAGAAGATGTAGAAGCAATCGTGGAAAAACGCTGGAACTTTATGATTAAAGATCACCGCCTAACATTCCATGGAATTTGTTGGCGTTGTCACGATAATAGTGATGACTCTGGAGAAGACAAATAGTAATCTATGATCAAAAAAGGGGGTGTCCGAGAAGTGATTCTGGGACACCCCCTTTGCGCCGAGGATGGAGGCCAGCACGATGCTGGTCATGAATGCGTTGTCACACGATGTGACGGTTTTAGCATTCGTTCCTATTTCGACCACCGCAGAAGCACCGCCTGCAGCGGGTAATTAATACACGAACGAAGAACTGCGCGAGAAGTATTTACTTTTCGCGCAGCCTTTTTTTCTGCTTAAATATTGTTAGCAGGGAATAGGTGAAAAAGTTTTATAACAGTTCTAAAACGTCATGAAGTTTTTTCACATCTAAATATTGAATTTGTAATCCATCAATCTCGTGGATTTTAAATTCATAGTTTTCGAATATAAATGATTCGTCCGATTGTAGTTCAGGCATGTTCGCAAAGTACCAACCACCGATTGTATCGATATTTGGATCTTCAATATCTAAGTGTAACAACTTACAAACATCGTCAACTAACACTTTCGAATAAATTAAGTAATGGTCATCACCAATTTTACGAATGTTTGGGATTTCATCATCGTCAAACTCATCGCGAATTTCTCCAACAAGCTCTTCTAAAATATCTTCTACTGTTACCATACCACTAGTTCCACCATATTCATCTAACAAAATCGCAATATGAATACGTTTCTTTTGCATAATTTGTAGTAGGTTTTGAATTGGTGTCGTTTCTATAATACGAATCATTGGATTGATATAGTCTTCTAGTTTAAAAGATGCAGAAACAATACGATTGTTCATTCCTAATGTTAGGAAGTCTTTAATATTTAAAAAACCTAAAATATTGTCGCGGTCACCGTCGTAAACTGGGTAACGAGTGTAGCGTTCTTCTGATATTTGCGTTAAAACCTCTTCAAAAGTTGCCGTTATGTCAAAGCCAACTATATCTGTACGGGGTACCATAATTTCACGTGCGATCTTGTCATCGAACTCAAATACATTGTTTACATATTTTAATTCAGTCATGTTAATTTCGCCTGATTTGTAGCTTTCAGATAATAGCAAGCGTAATTCTTCTTCTGTGTGTGATAGTTCATGCTCACTTGCTGGTTGCATACCGAATGCTTTTAATAAAACACGTGCAGAACCATTTAGCAACCAGATTAATGGAAACATCAGTTTATAGAATAATTGAATTGGTTTTGCAAATGCTAATGTAATCGCTTCAGCCTTTTGGATTGCAATTGTTTTTGGTGCTAATTCACCAACAACTACGTGGAAAAATGTTGCAAGGAAAAATGCGCCACCTAATGTAAACCAATGTACATAGTCAGTAGGAATGCCGATTGCGTCAAACAGCGGATGTAAAATAAATTCAAACGTTGATTCCCCGACCATACCAATACCAAGTGCTGTTACAGTAATCCCTAACTGACACGCTGATAAATATTCGTCCAAATGAGTTGTTACATTTTTGGCTGCCAATGAGCCGGTTTTTCCTTCAGCAACAAGCTGATCAATACGAGATTGACGGACTTTAACAATAGCAAACTCAGTTGCAACGAAAAAGGCTGTCAAGGCGATTAATACCGCGAAAATAATTAAGTTAATGACTGTGGTCAAACAAGCGTTCTACTCACGAAGTAGAACGTTCACCTCCTAGTTATTTAAAATTAATAATAGTGATTGCATAAGTGCAACACTTTCAGGTGACACTTTTTTCCGCAATTTTTTTCGCTCTGTGTCATCTAGATGCTCCATTAATATCGTGACGTCATGCTCAAGTTTGCGCATTTGTAGACGGATGTCCTGAACATCGATTTCTTCTGGTGCATCCTCTGTAGGTAATAGCATTTTATGAATTTCTTCTAAACATTTACCTTGTTGTTTTTGCTGTTCAATCCAATGAATACGTTCGATCATTGTTTTATCGTAGTAGCGATAATTGGATGCCGAACGCTCTACAGTAAGCAGATTTAAATTTGTATAATAATCGATAGTTCGTTTTGTCACACCTGTCGCAGAGGCAAGTTCTCCAATTTTTAATTTGTCGATCCCAAGTTATCACTCCTATCCAAAACGTTACACTTGTAAGGATAACGTATAATATTCAAATTGTAAAATAAACATTAACGGTGGAAAATTTTTGGTAGAAAAACAGTTTCAAGATGAATTTATGCTGCGCTTAAATAATTGGAAAGTGTTAAAATAATAAGACTAAATAGTAAGTGAGGCGATAAATATGCAAGCATTGAAAGATCCAATTGATGATTACCTTCATTTTATAAAAGTAGAACGCCAATTATCAGACAATACATTGCAATCTTATAAAAGAGATTTAGTATCTTATGCGCGTCATTTGTTTCATGAGCAAAAACTTGCTGACTTCAATCAAGTGCTACGCGATAATATTTTATTGTATTTAGATAGTTTGCGTGCAGTAGGAAAATCAAGTAAAACCGTTTCGCGACATATTTCATCAATTCGTTCTTTTCACCAATTTTTATTGCGTGAAAAAGTATGCGACAATGATCCGACGGTGCATCTAGAAATGCCAAAAAAAGAACAGACTTTACCGAAAGTGCTTTCAATAGAAGATATTGATGCACTCATTTCAGCACCATCAATTGAAAAGCCTCAAGGAATACGAGATATTGCAATTTTAGAGATGATGTATGGCTCAGGTATGCGGATTAGTGAATTGATTGCATTAAATCTTGAAGATGTGCATATTACGATGGGCTTTGTGCGTGTATTTGGTAAAGGGGGGAAGGAACGTATTATTCCACTAGGGCGTGGTGCACTTACAGCATGTACCAATTATTTAAATGAGGCAAGACCGCATCTGCTCGGCAATGCCCCGAAAAATGATGCGTTTTTTATTACACAAAGAGGGAAACGATTCACTAGACAGGGCTGCTGGAAAATTATAAAAGAACATGCTCAAACGGCCGATATCACAAAAGAAATTACACCTCACGTGCTGCGTCATTCATTTGCGACCCATTTAATCGAAAACGGAGCAGACCTACGTGCAGTACAGGAATTATTAGGACATTCCGATATTTCCACAACGCAAATTTACACGCATGTAAGTAAAACAAGATTATCTGAAGTATACAAACAATTCCATCCGAGGGCGTAAAGCTAATAAATTTATGAAAACCTTTTCAAAATCGGATGTCTGACCTTTATTTGTTGCAACTTA
This portion of the Solibacillus daqui genome encodes:
- a CDS encoding NUDIX domain-containing protein, whose product is MNKFEERTIQSTPIFNGKVISLKVDDVTLPNGATSKREIINHPGAVAVIAITEDNKLLLVEQYRKALERSIIEIPAGKLEKGEMPIMTARRELEEETGYTTDDLTFVQAFATSPGFADEIIHIYVAKNLTKLKVAAELDEDEFVELMEVTVQEAEAMVADERIYDAKTAFAILWMKLQQ
- a CDS encoding Fur family transcriptional regulator; its protein translation is MESRIDRIKKQLHSASYKLTPQREATVAVLLEHEEDHLSAEDVYLLVKEKAPEIGLATVYRTLELLTELKIVDKINFGDGVSRYDLRQEGAKHFHHHLVCIECGAVDEIQEDLLEDVEAIVEKRWNFMIKDHRLTFHGICWRCHDNSDDSGEDK
- a CDS encoding hemolysin family protein; translated protein: MTTVINLIIFAVLIALTAFFVATEFAIVKVRQSRIDQLVAEGKTGSLAAKNVTTHLDEYLSACQLGITVTALGIGMVGESTFEFILHPLFDAIGIPTDYVHWFTLGGAFFLATFFHVVVGELAPKTIAIQKAEAITLAFAKPIQLFYKLMFPLIWLLNGSARVLLKAFGMQPASEHELSHTEEELRLLLSESYKSGEINMTELKYVNNVFEFDDKIAREIMVPRTDIVGFDITATFEEVLTQISEERYTRYPVYDGDRDNILGFLNIKDFLTLGMNNRIVSASFKLEDYINPMIRIIETTPIQNLLQIMQKKRIHIAILLDEYGGTSGMVTVEDILEELVGEIRDEFDDDEIPNIRKIGDDHYLIYSKVLVDDVCKLLHLDIEDPNIDTIGGWYFANMPELQSDESFIFENYEFKIHEIDGLQIQYLDVKKLHDVLELL
- a CDS encoding MerR family transcriptional regulator, which gives rise to MTKRTIDYYTNLNLLTVERSASNYRYYDKTMIERIHWIEQQKQQGKCLEEIHKMLLPTEDAPEEIDVQDIRLQMRKLEHDVTILMEHLDDTERKKLRKKVSPESVALMQSLLLILNN
- the xerD gene encoding site-specific tyrosine recombinase XerD — protein: MQALKDPIDDYLHFIKVERQLSDNTLQSYKRDLVSYARHLFHEQKLADFNQVLRDNILLYLDSLRAVGKSSKTVSRHISSIRSFHQFLLREKVCDNDPTVHLEMPKKEQTLPKVLSIEDIDALISAPSIEKPQGIRDIAILEMMYGSGMRISELIALNLEDVHITMGFVRVFGKGGKERIIPLGRGALTACTNYLNEARPHLLGNAPKNDAFFITQRGKRFTRQGCWKIIKEHAQTADITKEITPHVLRHSFATHLIENGADLRAVQELLGHSDISTTQIYTHVSKTRLSEVYKQFHPRA